A window of the Pelodiscus sinensis isolate JC-2024 unplaced genomic scaffold, ASM4963464v1 ctg102, whole genome shotgun sequence genome harbors these coding sequences:
- the LOC142826407 gene encoding uncharacterized protein LOC142826407, producing the protein MSGCSPSPPDSCGVDALPRGGSGGPRKSFPAASEVDSLCRRSRLGDETHPSKDTAPIPLPLATEQAGRDPTAPASGAPVVTRCPERWRDTALLSEQAPTARLAKQRLGSTSSVCTHRSCKSTASHIQEVAGDDHCAHCALACLFCEFLALCSLVLEGLGCGALCLAGGCCAGAEPPAQGCGGGRLPLRGGVRAAPGLLRLRRLPGDLSRVLLHLLPLLTRAGARAPHNPTPTVQCPAQPRR; encoded by the exons ATGTCCGGCTGCAGCCCAAGCCCCCCTGACAGTTGTGGGGTGGATGCACTGCCGAGGGGCGGCTCGGGCGGCCCCCGCAAATCCTTCCCGGCTGCCA GTGAGGTGGATTCTCTCTGCCGGAGATCCCGGCTTGGGGACGAGACTCATCCCAGCAAGGACACAGCTCCGATCCCCCTGCCCCTGGCTACTGAGCAAGCTGGGAGAG ACCCGACAGCCCCGGCCTCCGGGGCCCCTGTGGTCACCCGCTGCCCTGAGCGATGGAGGGACACAGCTCTGCTCTCCGAGCAGGCACCGACAGCCCGGCTGGCCAAACAGCGCCTGGGCTCCACCTCGTCCGTCTGCACCCACAGGAGCTGCAAATCCACGGCCTCCCACATCCAGGAGGTGGCCGGCGATG aCCACTGCGCCCACTGTGCCCTGGCCTGCCTGTTCTGCGAGTTCCTGGCGCTGTGCTCCCTGGTGCTGGAGGGCCTGGGCTGCGGGGCGCTGTGCCTGGCgggggggtgctgtgctggggcTGAGCCTCCGGctcaggggtgtgggggggggcggctgccccTGCGGGGCGGGGTGCgggctgctccagggctgctgcGACTCCGCCGACTGCCTGGAGATCTGTCTCGAGTGCTGCTCCATCTGCTTCCCCTCCTGACCCGGGCTGGGGCCCGAGCCCCACATAATCCGACCCCCACTGTCCAGTGCCCAGCCCAACCCCGACGGTGA
- the FTSJ1 gene encoding tRNA (cytidine(32)/guanosine(34)-2'-O)-methyltransferase has product MGRSSKDKRDVYYRLAKEEGWRARSAFKLLQLDEEFHLFEGVRRAVDLCAAPGSWSQVLSRKLKGGPREGPDAVKIVAVDLQAMAPLPGVVQIQGDITKVSTAQEIIQHFEGQPADLVVCDGAPDVTGLHDIDEYIQAQLLLAALNITTHVLNKGGTFVAKIFRGKDVTLLYSQLRIFFPEVTCAKPRSSRNSSIEAFAVCRGYCPPEGYVPSMANPLLDHCYDVDFNQLEGPNRVIVPFLACGDLSAYDADRTYPLQLAPGKEYSYVPPSQPPICPPYQEACFLKRNNLLAKDPGPPPLEEASPTPSSGPVPEPGGSSPEASVENRLASLSVSP; this is encoded by the exons ATGGGGCGCTCGTCGAAGGACAAGCGGGACGTCTACTACCGCCTGGCGAAGGAGGAGGGCTGGCGGGCCCGCAGTGCCTTCAAACTCCTGCAGCTGGATGAAGAGTTCCACCTGTTTGAGG ggGTGCGCCGGGCGGTGGACCTGTGTGCGGCCcctggcagctggagccaggtGCTGAGCAGGAAGCTGAA GGGCGGCCCCAGGGAGGGCCCTGACGCTGTGAAGATCGTCGCTGTGGATCTGCAGGCCATGGCTCCGCTCCCAGGAGTCGTCCAGATCCAGGGGGACATCACCAAG GTCTCCACGGCGCAGGAGATCATCCAGCACTTCGAGGGGCAGCCGGCCGACCTGGTGGTTTGTGACGGGGCCCCCGACG TGACCGGCCTTCACGACATCGACGAATACATCCAGGCGCAGCTGCTGCTCGCA GCTCTGAACATCACAACCCACGTCCTGAATAAGGGAGGCACCTTCGTGGCCAAG ATCTTCCGGGGGAAGGACGTGACGCTTCTCTACTCCCAGCTCCGCATCTTCTTCCCTGAGGTCACCTGCGCCAAGCCTCGCAGCAGCCGCAATTCCAGCATCG AGGCCTTTGCTGTCTGCCGCGGGTACTGCCCGCCCGAGGGCTACGTGCCCAGCATGGCCAACCCGCTGCTGGACCACTGCTACG ATGTGGATTTTAATCAGCTGGAAGGGCCCAACAGAGTGATTGTCCCGTTCTTGGCCTGTGGGGATCTGAGCGCCTACGACGCAGACCGGACGTACCCCCTCCAG ctggccccagggaaAGAATACAGCTacgtgccccccagccagccccccatctgcccccccTACCAGGAAGCCTGCTTCTTGAAGAGGAACAATCTCTTGGCTAAGGACCCTGGGCCGCCCCCATTGGAggaggccagccccaccccctcatcTGGGCCGGTGCCGGAACCTGGGGGCAGCTCTCCCGAGGCCAGCGTTGAAAACCGTCTGGCATCCTTGTCTGTGTCCCCCTAG
- the LOC106732534 gene encoding organic solute transporter subunit alpha-like isoform X3 has product MGFFLRHLGTSLRTSLSLWILGVYPVFSIMSLIGMYIPRSSFVCIFVANIYHSITLWKFLDLVTDFFGGSARMIQRLQGQHVAPNPFPCCCCCCLPNIPTSRSNLRRMTLAVYQLSLIRTILFFVALILWTDEKYDYGDVSFTNPNAYINAIVAISTWLSFYGYLLFYQAARPALPGYGLRSKFVCIILVLIVCSLQSGILETMGALGAIPCQPPLSADTRSQIIYYYSLVVEMFLISLFARYCFRRVELPLENAPDTKSQASQTQPALSGSVEDGVSLPGLNACYSPDASLCRIEHTPLDRFTFSPSFPRPGGGQGQAWPAGTPARALEMGEPGPRVPANGVPPRQADAGAQNQPGAPDVTVV; this is encoded by the exons ATGGGTTTCTTCCTGCGCCACCTCGGCACCTCCCTCAGGACCAGCCTCTCCCTCTGGATCCTGGGGGTCTACCCG GTGTTCAGCATCATGTCCCTCATTGGCATGTACATCCCCCGCTCCTCTTTCGTGTGTATCTTTGTTGCTAACAT CTACCACTCCATCACTCTGTGGAAATTCCTGGACTTGGTGACCGATTTCTTTGGGGGCTCGGCCCGCATGATCCAGCGCCTGCAGGGGCAGCACGTggcccccaaccccttcccctgctgctgctgctgctgcctgcccaacATTCCCACCAGCCG GTCCAACCTGCGCCGGATGACCCTGGCCGTGTACCAGCTGTCCCTCATCAGGACCATCCTCTTCTTCGTCGCCCTCATCCTCTGGACCGACGAGAAGTACGACTATGGCGAT GTGAGCTTCACCAACCCCAACGCCTACATCAACGCCATCGTCGCCATCTCCACCTGGCTGTCCTTCTACGGCTACCTGCTCTTCTACCAGGCCGCCAGGCCGGCCCTGCCCGGCTACGGCCTGCGCTCCAAGTTCGTCTGCATCATCCTGGTCCTCATCGTCTGCAGCCTGCAGAGCGGCATCCTGGAGACCATGGGGGCTCTGGGCGccatcccctgccagcccccgctCTCGGCTGACACCCGCTCCCAGA ttATCTATTACTACTCCCTGGTGGTGGAGATGTTCCTCATCAGCCTCTTTGCCCGTTACTGTTTCCGACGGGTCGAGCTCCCGCTGGAGAACGCCCCAGACACCAAGAGCCAGGCCTCCCAGACGCAGCCGGCCCTGAGCGGCTCTGTGGAGGACGGCGTCTCCCTCCCGGGCCTTAACGCCTGCTACTCCCCCGACGCGAGCCTCTGCCGAATCGAGCACACGCCCTTGGACCGCTTCACTTTCAGCCCCAGCTTCCCCCGACCCGGAGGAGGAcagggccaggcctggccagcTGGAACTCCTGCCAGGGCCCTCGAGATGGGAGAGCCGGGCCCCAGGGTCCCTGCCAATGGAGTTCCCCCCAGACAAGCTGACGCCGGAGCCCAGAATCAGCCTGGTGCCCCTGACGTAACTGTGGTATAA
- the LOC106732534 gene encoding organic solute transporter subunit alpha-like isoform X2, producing the protein MARPQNCTLHSGQFPLSSEIFPVFQAQLWIFLIPTALGLVQLGLFLEQMGFFLRHLGTSLRTSLSLWILGVYPVFSIMSLIGMYIPRSSFVCIFVANIYHSITLWKFLDLVTDFFGGSARMIQRLQGQHVAPNPFPCCCCCCLPNIPTSRSNLRRMTLAVYQLSLIRTILFFVALILWTDEKYDYGDVSFTNPNAYINAIVAISTWLSFYGYLLFYQAARPALPGYGLRSKFVCIILVLIVCSLQSGILETMGALGAIPCQPPLSADTRSQIIYYYSLVVEMFLISLFARYCFRRVELPLENAPDTKSQASQTQPALSGSVEDGVSLPGLNACYSPDASLCRIEHTPLDRFTFSPSFPRPGGGQGQAWPAGTPARALEMGEPGPRVPANGVPPRQADAGAQNQPGAPDVTVV; encoded by the exons ATGGCGCGACCCCAAAACTGCACCCTCCACAGCGGCCAGTTCCCCCTGTCCTCTGAGATCTTCCCAG TCTTCCAGGCCCAGCTGTGGATTTTCCTCATTCCCACGGCCCTGGGCTTGGTGCAGCTGGGCCTGTTCCTGGAGCAGATGGGTTTCTTCCTGCGCCACCTCGGCACCTCCCTCAGGACCAGCCTCTCCCTCTGGATCCTGGGGGTCTACCCG GTGTTCAGCATCATGTCCCTCATTGGCATGTACATCCCCCGCTCCTCTTTCGTGTGTATCTTTGTTGCTAACAT CTACCACTCCATCACTCTGTGGAAATTCCTGGACTTGGTGACCGATTTCTTTGGGGGCTCGGCCCGCATGATCCAGCGCCTGCAGGGGCAGCACGTggcccccaaccccttcccctgctgctgctgctgctgcctgcccaacATTCCCACCAGCCG GTCCAACCTGCGCCGGATGACCCTGGCCGTGTACCAGCTGTCCCTCATCAGGACCATCCTCTTCTTCGTCGCCCTCATCCTCTGGACCGACGAGAAGTACGACTATGGCGAT GTGAGCTTCACCAACCCCAACGCCTACATCAACGCCATCGTCGCCATCTCCACCTGGCTGTCCTTCTACGGCTACCTGCTCTTCTACCAGGCCGCCAGGCCGGCCCTGCCCGGCTACGGCCTGCGCTCCAAGTTCGTCTGCATCATCCTGGTCCTCATCGTCTGCAGCCTGCAGAGCGGCATCCTGGAGACCATGGGGGCTCTGGGCGccatcccctgccagcccccgctCTCGGCTGACACCCGCTCCCAGA ttATCTATTACTACTCCCTGGTGGTGGAGATGTTCCTCATCAGCCTCTTTGCCCGTTACTGTTTCCGACGGGTCGAGCTCCCGCTGGAGAACGCCCCAGACACCAAGAGCCAGGCCTCCCAGACGCAGCCGGCCCTGAGCGGCTCTGTGGAGGACGGCGTCTCCCTCCCGGGCCTTAACGCCTGCTACTCCCCCGACGCGAGCCTCTGCCGAATCGAGCACACGCCCTTGGACCGCTTCACTTTCAGCCCCAGCTTCCCCCGACCCGGAGGAGGAcagggccaggcctggccagcTGGAACTCCTGCCAGGGCCCTCGAGATGGGAGAGCCGGGCCCCAGGGTCCCTGCCAATGGAGTTCCCCCCAGACAAGCTGACGCCGGAGCCCAGAATCAGCCTGGTGCCCCTGACGTAACTGTGGTATAA
- the LOC106732534 gene encoding organic solute transporter subunit alpha-like isoform X1: MNGGIPGEGEGSARGEQELCGALAHPPPPSPVFQAQLWIFLIPTALGLVQLGLFLEQMGFFLRHLGTSLRTSLSLWILGVYPVFSIMSLIGMYIPRSSFVCIFVANIYHSITLWKFLDLVTDFFGGSARMIQRLQGQHVAPNPFPCCCCCCLPNIPTSRSNLRRMTLAVYQLSLIRTILFFVALILWTDEKYDYGDVSFTNPNAYINAIVAISTWLSFYGYLLFYQAARPALPGYGLRSKFVCIILVLIVCSLQSGILETMGALGAIPCQPPLSADTRSQIIYYYSLVVEMFLISLFARYCFRRVELPLENAPDTKSQASQTQPALSGSVEDGVSLPGLNACYSPDASLCRIEHTPLDRFTFSPSFPRPGGGQGQAWPAGTPARALEMGEPGPRVPANGVPPRQADAGAQNQPGAPDVTVV, from the exons ATGAATGGGGGGatcccaggggagggagaggggtcagccaggggggagcaggagctctgTGGGGCTCTGGCTCACCCCCCACCACCCTCCCCAGTCTTCCAGGCCCAGCTGTGGATTTTCCTCATTCCCACGGCCCTGGGCTTGGTGCAGCTGGGCCTGTTCCTGGAGCAGATGGGTTTCTTCCTGCGCCACCTCGGCACCTCCCTCAGGACCAGCCTCTCCCTCTGGATCCTGGGGGTCTACCCG GTGTTCAGCATCATGTCCCTCATTGGCATGTACATCCCCCGCTCCTCTTTCGTGTGTATCTTTGTTGCTAACAT CTACCACTCCATCACTCTGTGGAAATTCCTGGACTTGGTGACCGATTTCTTTGGGGGCTCGGCCCGCATGATCCAGCGCCTGCAGGGGCAGCACGTggcccccaaccccttcccctgctgctgctgctgctgcctgcccaacATTCCCACCAGCCG GTCCAACCTGCGCCGGATGACCCTGGCCGTGTACCAGCTGTCCCTCATCAGGACCATCCTCTTCTTCGTCGCCCTCATCCTCTGGACCGACGAGAAGTACGACTATGGCGAT GTGAGCTTCACCAACCCCAACGCCTACATCAACGCCATCGTCGCCATCTCCACCTGGCTGTCCTTCTACGGCTACCTGCTCTTCTACCAGGCCGCCAGGCCGGCCCTGCCCGGCTACGGCCTGCGCTCCAAGTTCGTCTGCATCATCCTGGTCCTCATCGTCTGCAGCCTGCAGAGCGGCATCCTGGAGACCATGGGGGCTCTGGGCGccatcccctgccagcccccgctCTCGGCTGACACCCGCTCCCAGA ttATCTATTACTACTCCCTGGTGGTGGAGATGTTCCTCATCAGCCTCTTTGCCCGTTACTGTTTCCGACGGGTCGAGCTCCCGCTGGAGAACGCCCCAGACACCAAGAGCCAGGCCTCCCAGACGCAGCCGGCCCTGAGCGGCTCTGTGGAGGACGGCGTCTCCCTCCCGGGCCTTAACGCCTGCTACTCCCCCGACGCGAGCCTCTGCCGAATCGAGCACACGCCCTTGGACCGCTTCACTTTCAGCCCCAGCTTCCCCCGACCCGGAGGAGGAcagggccaggcctggccagcTGGAACTCCTGCCAGGGCCCTCGAGATGGGAGAGCCGGGCCCCAGGGTCCCTGCCAATGGAGTTCCCCCCAGACAAGCTGACGCCGGAGCCCAGAATCAGCCTGGTGCCCCTGACGTAACTGTGGTATAA